The Natrinema salaciae genome includes a window with the following:
- a CDS encoding HhH-GPD family protein: MSDAAEPADEWTPPDDRAAVREALIAWYEDDHREFPWRRTDDPYAILVSEVMSQQTQLDRVVEAWEAFLERWPTTAALADADRADVVGFWTDHSLGYNNRAKYLHEAAGQIEDDYDGEFPHTPDELQELMGVGPYTANAVASFAFNNGDAVVDTNVKRVLYRAFDVPDDDAAFEAAARKLMPDGRSRVWNNAIMELGGVACEQTPSCDEAGCPWREWCGAYASGDFTAPDVPTQPSFEGSRRQFRGRVIGTLREYDELDLDALGHRIRVDYAPDGEYGREWLEGLLTDLESDGLVELERGDGDEPVARLQR; this comes from the coding sequence ATGAGTGATGCAGCGGAACCGGCCGACGAGTGGACCCCGCCGGACGATCGAGCGGCCGTTCGCGAGGCGCTGATCGCGTGGTACGAGGACGACCACCGCGAGTTCCCGTGGCGACGGACCGACGACCCCTACGCGATCCTCGTCAGCGAAGTGATGAGCCAACAGACCCAGCTCGACCGGGTCGTCGAGGCCTGGGAGGCGTTCCTCGAGCGGTGGCCGACGACCGCCGCGCTAGCCGACGCCGACCGCGCCGACGTCGTGGGGTTCTGGACGGACCACAGCCTGGGATACAACAACCGGGCAAAGTACCTCCACGAGGCTGCCGGTCAGATCGAAGACGACTACGACGGGGAGTTCCCCCACACTCCCGACGAACTGCAGGAACTCATGGGCGTCGGCCCGTACACGGCCAACGCGGTCGCCAGTTTCGCGTTCAACAACGGCGACGCAGTCGTCGACACGAACGTCAAGCGTGTGCTCTACCGCGCCTTCGACGTGCCGGACGACGACGCGGCCTTCGAAGCGGCCGCGCGCAAGCTCATGCCCGATGGTCGCTCTCGAGTCTGGAACAACGCGATCATGGAACTGGGCGGCGTCGCCTGCGAGCAGACCCCGAGTTGCGACGAGGCGGGCTGTCCGTGGCGCGAGTGGTGCGGCGCGTACGCCAGCGGCGACTTCACCGCACCCGACGTGCCGACCCAACCGAGCTTCGAGGGGAGCCGCCGGCAGTTCCGCGGTCGCGTGATCGGCACGCTCCGCGAGTACGACGAACTCGACCTCGACGCGCTCGGCCACCGCATCCGCGTCGACTACGCGCCCGACGGCGAGTACGGTCGCGAGTGGCTCGAGGGACTGCTGACCGACCTCGAGTCGGACGGGCTGGTCGAACTCGAACGCGGCGACGGCGACGAACCCGTTGCACGGCTCCAGCGGTGA